From one Deferribacterota bacterium genomic stretch:
- a CDS encoding isoprenyl transferase, whose amino-acid sequence MNLDPIPSHVAIIMDGNGRWAKKRNLPRVAGHKSGIDVVKKIINHTLDRNIKYLTLFAFSTENWLRPKEEVEELMNLLDFYIDKELYKALEKNIKFLYSGRIGDIPKNIRKKIYKAIELSKNNNKMILNFALSYGGQEEIVDAIKKILSDHRENKIDIEDINKKTIYQYMYNPEVPDIDLLIRTSGEKRISNFMLWRLAYTELFFTNTLWPDFTCEEFDNAIEDYLNRKRRYGLIDEQIFKKTTNDKY is encoded by the coding sequence ATGAATCTTGACCCTATACCATCACATGTTGCAATTATAATGGATGGTAATGGTAGATGGGCAAAAAAAAGAAACCTCCCTAGGGTTGCTGGTCATAAATCTGGCATAGATGTAGTAAAAAAGATAATCAACCATACTCTAGATAGAAACATTAAATATCTTACATTGTTTGCATTTTCTACTGAAAATTGGCTTAGACCAAAAGAAGAAGTAGAAGAACTTATGAACTTATTAGATTTTTATATTGATAAAGAATTATATAAGGCCTTAGAAAAAAACATAAAATTTCTATATTCAGGTAGGATTGGTGATATTCCTAAGAATATAAGAAAGAAAATATACAAGGCTATTGAGCTCTCAAAAAACAATAATAAGATGATCCTAAACTTTGCATTGAGTTATGGTGGACAGGAAGAGATTGTCGATGCCATTAAAAAAATATTGAGTGATCATAGAGAAAATAAGATTGATATTGAGGATATTAACAAAAAAACTATCTACCAATATATGTATAATCCTGAAGTACCAGATATTGATCTCTTGATAAGAACAAGCGGTGAAAAAAGGATTAGCAATTTTATGTTATGGAGACTTGCCTACACAGAGCTATTTTTCACAAATACATTATGGCCAGATTTTACATGCGAGGAATTTGACAATGCCATTGAGGACTATTTAAATAGAAAAAGACGATATGGCCTAATTGATGAACAAATATTTAAAAAAACTACAAATGACAAATATTAA
- the frr gene encoding ribosome recycling factor, which yields MIDDILKSIREKMEKTTIHFRSELKSIRTGRASISLFDNIKVDYYGTPTPINQLSTLHTPDPHTVTIQPWDPSSVKMIEKAILGSNLGLNPTNDGKIIRVTIPPLTEERRTELTKIVKKMAEDAKIAIRNERRLGLDNIRKGEKEGEISEDIAKKTSDDIQQLTDEFVKKIDELVEQKINEIMEI from the coding sequence ATGATTGACGACATCTTAAAGAGTATTAGAGAAAAAATGGAAAAAACAACTATACACTTTAGAAGTGAATTAAAGAGTATAAGAACAGGACGGGCATCAATCAGCCTATTTGACAATATTAAAGTTGATTACTACGGAACACCCACACCAATAAATCAACTCTCAACCTTACACACACCAGATCCACACACTGTCACTATTCAACCGTGGGACCCCTCATCTGTAAAAATGATTGAAAAGGCTATTTTGGGCAGCAACTTAGGGTTAAACCCAACAAATGATGGCAAGATTATAAGGGTTACGATACCCCCGTTAACAGAAGAAAGGAGAACCGAGTTAACAAAGATCGTCAAAAAAATGGCTGAGGATGCAAAAATAGCTATAAGAAATGAACGAAGACTGGGCTTAGACAATATAAGAAAAGGTGAAAAAGAGGGAGAGATTTCAGAAGATATTGCAAAAAAAACATCTGATGACATACAGCAGTTAACCGATGAATTTGTAAAAAAAATTGATGAACTAGTTGAACAAAAAATAAATGAAATAATGGAGATATAA
- the pyrH gene encoding UMP kinase — protein sequence MKLKYKKILLKLSGEALMGKNKFGIDGNVVKYIAKEIKKIYELGVEIGIVIGGGNIFRGVSDSAKDMDRVSADYMGMLATVINALSLQNALEALNIPTRVLTAIEMRQIAEPFIRRRAMRHFEKGRIVIFAAGTGNPYFTTDTAASLRASEIGAKIVIKATRVGGVYSADPLKIKNAIKYDKITYLEMINKGLKVMDSTAVSMCMENDIPIIIFDIYEKDGLKKIVLGEKLGTIVGGSYD from the coding sequence ATGAAACTAAAATACAAGAAAATATTATTGAAATTAAGCGGTGAAGCCCTAATGGGTAAAAATAAATTTGGAATTGATGGTAATGTTGTAAAATATATAGCAAAGGAAATAAAAAAAATATATGAACTTGGCGTAGAGATTGGAATTGTTATTGGCGGTGGAAACATATTTAGAGGGGTATCTGATTCTGCTAAAGATATGGATAGGGTATCAGCTGATTATATGGGAATGCTCGCTACAGTTATCAATGCCCTATCACTTCAAAATGCTTTAGAAGCTTTAAATATCCCAACAAGAGTTTTAACAGCTATTGAAATGCGTCAAATTGCAGAGCCTTTTATTAGAAGAAGAGCTATGCGACATTTTGAAAAGGGCAGGATAGTTATATTTGCAGCTGGTACTGGCAACCCTTATTTCACAACTGATACAGCAGCAAGCCTTAGAGCCTCTGAAATTGGTGCAAAAATAGTTATAAAAGCAACGCGGGTAGGCGGTGTTTATTCTGCCGATCCCCTCAAAATAAAAAATGCTATCAAATATGATAAAATAACTTATCTAGAGATGATAAATAAGGGTTTAAAGGTAATGGATTCAACAGCTGTGAGTATGTGTATGGAAAATGATATACCAATTATTATATTTGATATATATGAAAAAGATGGTTTAAAGAAAATTGTTTTAGGAGAAAAACTTGGAACAATAGTAGGAGGTTCATATGATTGA
- the lepB gene encoding signal peptidase I: MEKQNKNKWRETLDSLVVAFVIAMLIRAFCIQAYKIPSGSMKDTLLPGDHIIVNKMAYKFKKPKFQDILVFEWPLDPTKDFIKRVIGLPGDRIKMEDRILYRNGKKIDEQYVIHGDNFNKAPRDSFDEFTVPNGYYFVMGDNRDSSFDSRYWGLVNKELIKGEAWFIYWSWQLPWDSEDGQFKLRFDRILKSIG, translated from the coding sequence ATGGAAAAACAGAATAAAAATAAGTGGAGAGAGACCCTAGACTCTTTGGTTGTTGCATTTGTTATAGCTATGCTTATTAGAGCCTTTTGTATTCAAGCTTATAAAATTCCTTCTGGCTCAATGAAGGACACACTACTACCAGGGGATCATATTATTGTTAATAAAATGGCCTATAAATTTAAAAAGCCTAAATTCCAAGATATTTTAGTATTTGAGTGGCCCCTCGATCCTACCAAGGATTTTATAAAAAGGGTAATTGGCTTGCCAGGCGATAGAATAAAAATGGAGGATAGAATACTCTATAGGAATGGAAAGAAAATAGATGAGCAATATGTTATCCATGGGGATAATTTTAATAAGGCGCCAAGGGATAGTTTCGATGAATTTACAGTGCCTAATGGTTATTATTTCGTTATGGGTGATAATAGAGATTCAAGTTTCGATAGTAGATATTGGGGTTTGGTTAATAAAGAATTGATAAAAGGTGAGGCATGGTTTATATATTGGTCATGGCAATTACCATGGGATTCTGAAGATGGCCAATTTAAGTTAAGATTCGACAGAATATTAAAATCAATCGGATAA